AACCACGCGCAACGGTTGTCTCGCACCGCGAAGCCTGCAGCTGAGCCGAGGGTCATCAGCAGCTACTGTGCCCGCGCCGACGAGCACGGCGTCCGCTTGTCGCCGCATCTGCTGTACCAGGGCACGGGAGGCCGGCCCCGAAATCCACTTGGAAGCTCCGCCCCTGGCGGCTATACGCCCATCGAGACTGACGGCGAGTTTCATGCCCACCAGCGGGGAGCCAGTCTGGACCCACTCTCGGTACCCCTTCACAAGTTGGTCGCACGCGGGCTGTTCGACACCCGCGACAACTTTGATCCCGGCTGCCCTGAGTTTGCGGCCACCACGACCGTTGACCCGCGGGTTGGGATCGCGGCTTCCGTAGACCACCATCTTGACGCCGGCTGTGATCAAGGCCTCGGTGCAGGCCGGCGTGCGTCCCTGCTCACAGCAGGGTTCGAGCGTCACGTAAACCGTAGCCCCTCGCGCCGCAGCACCCGCATCGGCGAGAGCCGCGACCTCGGCGTGCGCCTGCCCGGCGACGGCATGAAAGCCCCGGCCCACCAACCTGCCGTTTTTGACCACCACGCAGCCGACCGCCGGGTTCGGCGAGGTCTGGCCAAGACCAAGTTCGGCCTCTTCGCAGGCCTGAAGCATGCGCCTGCTATCAGCGGCCGCTACCGTGCTCATTATTGCTTATCTCCCTGACCCTTTTCGCGCACCAGGCTTTCCAGTGCTGACATGAACTCGTCTATGTCGCGAAAAGAACGGTAAACCGATGCAAAACGCACATAGGCTACTTCGTCGAGCCCCTTGAGGGAGCGCATTACCGCTTCACCAACTACCGAACTGTCGAGTTCGGCCAGGCCAAGTTCCTGCACTTCTCGTTCTATCGCATCGGCGGTGGATTCGACCGCTTCAACCGAAACCGGGCGTTTCTCGCAAGCCTTGAAAAGCCCCCGAACGATTTTTTCACGGTCCCAGCTTACGCGGCGCCCCCCCTTCTTCACAACGTGGGGCATGATCGCGTCGATGCGCTCGTAGGTGGTAAAACGGCGTCCGCAGCCTTCGCATTCCCTGCGCCGCCGGACGGTGTCATCACCGCTGTCGCGGGAATCAACGACCCGGTTACCGTCGACGCTGCAGAACGGACACTTCACGTCAGCCTCACCGGGCCACGCGCTTCAGGCGCGGGCTTGTCGGGCCGGTGCCGATGAGGGATAGAGGGGAAAAGAGGCGCAAAGACTCGCCACTTCGGTTCCCACCGCGACTGCGACCGAGGCATCGTCTATCGCTGCCAGTACCCGTTCGATGAAAGCGGCCACCGCTGCCATCTCGCCGGTCCCCATGCCCCGCGTGGTGACGGCGGGTGTACCCAGCCTCAACCCGGAGGTGACAAAAGGCGAGCGTGGATCATCGGGAACCGAGTTCCTGTTGGTAGTAATGTTCGCACGGTCGAGAGCATGCTGCGCAACCTTGCCGGTAATCTCGCTCTTTCGAAAATCGATCAACAGCAGGTGGTTGTCGGTACCGCCCGACACCAGGCTGAAACCGCGGCCAAGCAAGCCGTCAGCGAGAGCGCGCGCGTTATCGAGCACCGCCTGCTGGTAAACCTTGAAGCTGGGCTCGAGAGCTTCTGAAAACGCGACCGCCTTGGCGGCGATGACGTGCATAAGGGGACCGCCCTGATTCCCCGGAAAAATGGACGAGTCTATGGCCTTGGCAAATTCTTCCCGACACAAGATAACGCCACCACGTGGACCGCGCAGGGTCTTATGCGTGGTGGTGGTCACGAAATCGCAGTAGGGCACGGGAGACGGATGCAGACCGGTAGCCACCAGCCCCGCAACGTGGGCAATGTCAGCCATCAACAGCGCCGATACCTCGTCGGCGATTTCTCTGAAGCGCTTGAATTCAAGCTGCCGGGGATAAGCGCTGTGACCGGCAACTATCATTTTAGGCTTGTGCTCTCTCGCGAGCTCGGCCACCTCGTCGAAGTCGATCAGTCCATCCGGCTCCTTGACCCCGTAGGGGATAACGTTGAAGAACCGCCCCGAAAAATTAACCGGGCTGCCGTGGGTGAGGTGCCCGCCGTGGGCGAGGTTCATGGCCAGTATCGTGTCTCCCGGCTGAAGCTGCGAAAAATAAACCGCCATGTTGGCCTGCGAACCGGAGTGGGGTTGCACGTTGGCGTGGTCAGCGCCGAACAATTCGAGCACCCGGTCTATGGCCAGCTGCTCGACAACGTCAACGTGCTCGCAGCCACCGTAATAGCGACGTCCTGGGTAACCCTCGGCATACTTGTTGGTGAGCACAGACGACATCGCTTCGAGCACCGCCTCGCTGACCACGTTCTCAGAAGCGATGAGTTCGAGATTGCGCTCCTGCCGAGCAAGTTCGTCGCCCACGGCTTTGCTGATTTCAGGATCCTGTTGTGCAAGCAGGCTCATCGGCTGCTACCTCGCCCCGCACTTTCAAGCGCGGTTATCTTGTTAACCCGTCCCTGGTGTCGGCCTCCCTCAAAAGAGGCGCTCGCCCAGGCTTCTACTACGTCCTTGATCAATCGATCGCCCATCATTCCACCGGCCAACACCAAGACATTCGCGTCGTTGTGTTGCCGAGAAAGTCGTGCCCCGGTTACATCATGCACAAGGGCAGCCCGGACACCCGGGATCTTGTTGGCGGCAATCGACATCCCGATGCCGCTGCCACAAAGCAACACACCCAGTTCCGATTTTCCGCTACCCACGGCCTCGCCTACGACCTGGGCATAGTCGGGGTAGTCCACCGAGTCCTCTCCCGTGGGACCGGCATCGGCGACGACCTATCCCAGCGAAGCGAGCGTTTTGACAACCAGCGCTCGCGCGGCAACCGCGGCGTGATCCGAGGCCACGATAACTTTGGTCGCTGACGCTATCGCTGATTACCCCTTACTTCTGGTCGGCCTGGACATAGTCGATGACGTCCTGGACCGTGCGGATTTTTTCAGCGTCTTCGTCAGAGATTTCAACCTCGTACTCTTCTTCCAGGCCCATGATCAGCTGAACGATATCAAGTGAATCGGCGCCCAAGTCATCAAGGAAAGAGGAATCGAGGGATACCTGCGACGGGTCAACCGTCAGGTGTTCGCAGATAATTTTGAGCACCTTTTCGTTTACAGAACCCATACTTCTATCTCCCTCCGGTCGAACGGCAACCCTGCGGTCGCCGCCTCGCGACAGCGTCGCGGGAACGCCGGTTACATATACAAGCCACCGTTGACATGCAACACGGCACCGGTGACATAAGAGGCCCCTGTTTCGCACAAAAAGCTTATCGCATGGGCTATTTCGGCGGGCGTGCCGGCCCGACCTACCGCGGTGGAATCGAGCACTGACTGCAGCCGTTGTTCATCGATTGCCGAGGTCATATCGGTCTCGATGAAACCCGGGGCCACACAGTTTACGGTGATGCCCTTACCACCCACTTCGCGAGCGAGCGCCCTCGTGAAACCCTCAATTCCGGCCTTCGCGGCAGCATAAGCGGTCTGGCCCGCGTTGCCGGTCGAAGCCACCACCGAACTCACGTTGACGATCCTGCCAAAACGAGCCTTGAGCATGGCCGGCAACAGTACACGACATACCGAAATGGAAGACTCCAGGTTGTCGGCAAGGACACCGGATACGAAATCGCCCTTCGACCTCAAGAGTAAGCCATCGCGCGAACGGCCGGCACAATTCACGACCAGTTCGGCGCCGATGCCGCTCAATTCTGCAACCGCCCCGGTTTCTGAGAGGTCAAGCTTCCGGGATTCAAAAGCCTTTGCCAGATCGCCGAGTGAAGATGCAAACTCCTCGGCGGCGTCCAGGTCTGTCCTGTAGACCCCGACTACGCGGGCGCCTCCCTCGAGCAGCGACCGAGTAACGGCTGCTCCTATGCCCCGGGTACCGCCGGTGACCAACGCCAACCGCCCCGCAAAACGAGCAGTCGGATCCAGCAGACTACTCCTGGGTGCCGGCTACAGCGCGGCCCTTATAGTGGCCACATGCGGCGCAGGCACGGTGCGGAGCTCTTTTTTCACCGCAATTCGGGCAATCCGCCATGGGCGGAGTTGAAAGGGAGTCGTGGGAGCGACGCGAATCTCTCTTTGACTTCGAAGTTCTTCTCTTTGGTACAGCCATCTCGGTATCTTCCTCTCTTCTAAACTCGGCAACCCTTGCTCTACCGACAATCAATCACAAGTGCACGGTGCCCGGTTGAGGTTGGACCCACAGCCGAAACACAGGCCCCTGCAATCTTCGTTGCAGGGCGTAGTATCATCAACTCCCAGCAACAGCTCTTCAACTACCAGTGGTGACAAGTCGAGCCTGTCGCCGTCGTGACTCGCGACCGCGCTGCTTTCAGCACCGGCTCCACGGTCAAACCGTTCAACGACAAGGCGAAAATCCCGCTTGATACCCCTGAAAAACTCGTCGAGACAACGCGGGCAATCACCCATCACGCCGCCCTCCAATCGCCCTGTGACGACCACGTCGTCGCCACAAAGCTGCACCTCCGCAGCTACCTTGAGCTCTTCGTCAAAATGCTGGCCCGTACACCCGGGACTCAGCGCGAGCTGCCGGTTCATGCCTTCAACGGGTTCAAAAAACTCTACCCGCCTGGGAACCGACCCAAGGTCTGCTATGCGGACTTCCATTCTCGCCTACAAAACCATGTGCTTACCGCACCGGAACGCCTCGACAGCCGCGAACTCTACACCGAGCTGCCGAGGAAGGCAACGAATCAATTCATCCCGTCGGACCCCGTTTCCAGCGCTTTTTCGAGCCGGGCTACCCGTTTAAACAGCTCGGGTAAGCGTTTGAGCAGCACCGAACAGCGCCGCCACAGGCCAATGTTTACCGCGGGCGTTCCGGCAACTATCTCGCCACTTTCGACATCGCCCAGCACGCCGGTCTGCCCTGCGCACTGCACGCCGGCGCCGATTTCGAGGTGTCCACCGAATCCGCACTGCCCACCGGTCATTACCCCGGCCCCCAGCCTGGTGCTCCCGGCCACACCGGTCTGTGCCGCCAGTATGGTGTGATCGCCCAGTTCGCAGCCGTGCGCAATCATGACGAGATTGTCCAGCTTGACGCCGTCTCCAAGTGTGGTAACTCCCACCGCGGCCCTGTCTACCGTGGTGTTGGCTCCCAGATCAACGCTGTCGCCGATCTCTACCGTGCCGGCCTGGGGAACGCTGAGCGCCACGCCCTGCCCGGTGGGCAGAAAGCCGAAGCCGTCGCCGCCAAGCACCACTCCAGGCTGAAGAGTGACATCGTCACCCAGCACGACCCGCTCGCGGACGACTACTCCCGCGTGGGCCGTAAAATTATGCCCGGCCTTGACCTCGGGATAGATAACGACGTGCGGATGTATCCGCGCCCCCGGACCGAGCACTACATTTTCGCCCAACACAGCAAACGGGCCTACGTAGGCGCCTTCTCCAAGGCGGGCGGTATCGGCAACGACGGCTGAGGCATGTATGCCCTCAACCGGCTGTGGCCGATCGTCAAACAGGGCAATTGCTGTCGCGAATACAAACTGGGGATTGTCGCACCTGAGTAACTGCAGCCCCTCCGATTCAACCGAGCGGTCTACGAGCACAGCGCCGGCCGAAGACGACCGAAGCAACCGCCGGTATTTGAGACTGGAGACGAAAGCTAGATCCGCGGGGCCGGCAGTCTCTATCGGGGCTACACCCGTTATTTCTATCGCCGGATCTCCATCGAGCTCAGCGCCGAGCTTTTCTGCAAGTTCATCAAGCCGCATATTGGTCGTTTACCCCTGTCGCGACAGCAGAACAAGGGATTGCGTTTCTCGATACCCCCTGCAAACATCCCCGACGCGCGAACGGCAACACGCCACTTCGCTAACAAGTCATGATAGACGTCGATTTCGCCAAGGGGGACGGGCTCGTTCCCGTCATAGTCCAGGACCACGAGGACGGTACCGTCCTTATGGTTGCCTACATGAACGAGCAATCGTGGAAACACACCCTTGAGACCGGCACCGCCACCTTCTGGAGCCGTTCACGCGGCGAGTTGTGGATCAAGGGTCAATCAAGCGGCAATACCCAGCTGGTAAAAGACGTTTTCGTCGACTGTGACTCCGACACGATATTGCTGCAGGTTGAGCAAGTGGGTGGAGCCGCGTGCCACGAAGGTTACCGCTCCTGTTTCTTCAGGCGGGTGGTAGACGACGAGCTGCAGGTACAGGGCAAAAGGATATTTGACCCGGCCGAGGTGTACAGCAAGTGAGCGTTCTCAAATTTGGTGTGCCCAAGGGCAGCCTCGAAGATTCAACTATAGAGCTACTGCGCAAGTCCGGCTGGAGAATCACAAAATCCTCGCGCAGTTATTTCCCCTACATCGACGACCCCGACATCACCTGTTCGCTTGTGCGAGCCCAGGAGATGTCACGTTACGTTGAACTGGGAGCTCTCGACTGCGGTATTACCGGCAAAGACTGGACCGAAGAAAACCACTCCGACGTCGAGGCGGTTTGCGATCTTGTGTACTCCAAGGCCTCTTTCCGTCCCACCCGCTGGGTGCTGGCGGTACCGGCGGGGTCTGAGATAAAGTCGCCCGAAGACCTCGAAGGAAAACGCATCGCGACCGAACTGACCGGGTTTACGGCCCGGTACTTTGCCGACAAAGGCATCAAGGTAGACGTGGAGTTTTCCTGGGGAGCCACCGAGGCCAAGATCAGCCAGGGCTTGTGCGACGCCATAGTCGAGGTCACCGAAACGGGGAGCACCCTGCGGGCAAACGGCTTGGAAATCATAGCCGACCTGATGGAATCCAACCCCCAGCTGATAGCCAACCGCGAAGCCATGGCGGATCCGGTCCGCAGCGCCAAGATCGAACAGATCTCAACTCTGCTCAAGGCCGCCCTGGCCGCCGAGGGAGTGGTCGGCCTCAAGATGAACGTCCCACGGGCCCAGCTCGAAGCGGTCACCAGCGCGCTTCCCAGTGTAACCGCGCCGACAGTTGCCGATCTGCTGGAAGGCGATTGGGTATCAGTCGAGACGATAATCTCTGAGAAAGCCGTGCGCGACCTCGTACCGCTGCTGCTCAAGGCGGGGGCCGTGGGCATAGTTGAGTACCCGTTGAACAAGCTCATCTGAGCTACAGGGCTCTGAACTACTGGATCCTGAACTACTGGATCCTGAACTACTGGAGCCTGCGCTCACCACCCCGCACTCATCAAGCGAGCGCTGTCGCAGGCGGCGGGCCTGTAATCAGGCAGCCTTTTCCGAATCGCCGGCTTCGCTTTCGCCGAAGCCGAGGTCTTCGAGATAGTCGACCTTCTCAGCGCCGGTCATGATGTAAACGCCTTGCCAGCCGCAGACTTCTTCGCAGAGTTTGCAACCAACGCATTTTTTTTCGTCAACCTCGACCAGCCCCAGGTAGATGGGACCGGTGTTCCCCGGGGCCGGGTACAACGCGTCGAACGGGCAGACATCGATACAGACTCCGCAGCCATTGCAGCTGTCGGGGTTG
The DNA window shown above is from Candidatus Binatota bacterium and carries:
- the ribD gene encoding bifunctional diaminohydroxyphosphoribosylaminopyrimidine deaminase/5-amino-6-(5-phosphoribosylamino)uracil reductase RibD encodes the protein MSTVAAADSRRMLQACEEAELGLGQTSPNPAVGCVVVKNGRLVGRGFHAVAGQAHAEVAALADAGAAARGATVYVTLEPCCEQGRTPACTEALITAGVKMVVYGSRDPNPRVNGRGGRKLRAAGIKVVAGVEQPACDQLVKGYREWVQTGSPLVGMKLAVSLDGRIAARGGASKWISGPASRALVQQMRRQADAVLVGAGTVAADDPRLSCRLRGARQPLRVVLDERLAVSPLSRVVAGRGDCLLVCAPGEVSSGKADALRTAGAEIYGIRGRGRGAWHRLLAELGRRDVHELLIEGGAGVAASAVKARVVSELTLFYSTRLLGGDGVPMLDSLGVSSPAGAPMLSDGTIDRVGHDFVWRGRFEKNG
- the nrdR gene encoding transcriptional repressor NrdR, with product MKCPFCSVDGNRVVDSRDSGDDTVRRRRECEGCGRRFTTYERIDAIMPHVVKKGGRRVSWDREKIVRGLFKACEKRPVSVEAVESTADAIEREVQELGLAELDSSVVGEAVMRSLKGLDEVAYVRFASVYRSFRDIDEFMSALESLVREKGQGDKQ
- a CDS encoding serine hydroxymethyltransferase, whose product is MSLLAQQDPEISKAVGDELARQERNLELIASENVVSEAVLEAMSSVLTNKYAEGYPGRRYYGGCEHVDVVEQLAIDRVLELFGADHANVQPHSGSQANMAVYFSQLQPGDTILAMNLAHGGHLTHGSPVNFSGRFFNVIPYGVKEPDGLIDFDEVAELAREHKPKMIVAGHSAYPRQLEFKRFREIADEVSALLMADIAHVAGLVATGLHPSPVPYCDFVTTTTHKTLRGPRGGVILCREEFAKAIDSSIFPGNQGGPLMHVIAAKAVAFSEALEPSFKVYQQAVLDNARALADGLLGRGFSLVSGGTDNHLLLIDFRKSEITGKVAQHALDRANITTNRNSVPDDPRSPFVTSGLRLGTPAVTTRGMGTGEMAAVAAFIERVLAAIDDASVAVAVGTEVASLCASFPLYPSSAPARQARA
- a CDS encoding RpiB/LacA/LacB family sugar-phosphate isomerase produces the protein MDYPDYAQVVGEAVGSGKSELGVLLCGSGIGMSIAANKIPGVRAALVHDVTGARLSRQHNDANVLVLAGGMMGDRLIKDVVEAWASASFEGGRHQGRVNKITALESAGRGSSR
- the acpP gene encoding acyl carrier protein; translated protein: MGSVNEKVLKIICEHLTVDPSQVSLDSSFLDDLGADSLDIVQLIMGLEEEYEVEISDEDAEKIRTVQDVIDYVQADQK
- a CDS encoding SDR family oxidoreductase gives rise to the protein MDPTARFAGRLALVTGGTRGIGAAVTRSLLEGGARVVGVYRTDLDAAEEFASSLGDLAKAFESRKLDLSETGAVAELSGIGAELVVNCAGRSRDGLLLRSKGDFVSGVLADNLESSISVCRVLLPAMLKARFGRIVNVSSVVASTGNAGQTAYAAAKAGIEGFTRALAREVGGKGITVNCVAPGFIETDMTSAIDEQRLQSVLDSTAVGRAGTPAEIAHAISFLCETGASYVTGAVLHVNGGLYM
- a CDS encoding 50S ribosomal protein L32 yields the protein MAVPKRRTSKSKRDSRRSHDSLSTPPMADCPNCGEKRAPHRACAACGHYKGRAVAGTQE
- a CDS encoding DUF177 domain-containing protein; its protein translation is MEVRIADLGSVPRRVEFFEPVEGMNRQLALSPGCTGQHFDEELKVAAEVQLCGDDVVVTGRLEGGVMGDCPRCLDEFFRGIKRDFRLVVERFDRGAGAESSAVASHDGDRLDLSPLVVEELLLGVDDTTPCNEDCRGLCFGCGSNLNRAPCTCD
- the lpxD gene encoding UDP-3-O-(3-hydroxymyristoyl)glucosamine N-acyltransferase; the protein is MRLDELAEKLGAELDGDPAIEITGVAPIETAGPADLAFVSSLKYRRLLRSSSAGAVLVDRSVESEGLQLLRCDNPQFVFATAIALFDDRPQPVEGIHASAVVADTARLGEGAYVGPFAVLGENVVLGPGARIHPHVVIYPEVKAGHNFTAHAGVVVRERVVLGDDVTLQPGVVLGGDGFGFLPTGQGVALSVPQAGTVEIGDSVDLGANTTVDRAAVGVTTLGDGVKLDNLVMIAHGCELGDHTILAAQTGVAGSTRLGAGVMTGGQCGFGGHLEIGAGVQCAGQTGVLGDVESGEIVAGTPAVNIGLWRRCSVLLKRLPELFKRVARLEKALETGSDGMN
- the hisI gene encoding phosphoribosyl-AMP cyclohydrolase; translation: MIDVDFAKGDGLVPVIVQDHEDGTVLMVAYMNEQSWKHTLETGTATFWSRSRGELWIKGQSSGNTQLVKDVFVDCDSDTILLQVEQVGGAACHEGYRSCFFRRVVDDELQVQGKRIFDPAEVYSK
- a CDS encoding ATP phosphoribosyltransferase; amino-acid sequence: MSVLKFGVPKGSLEDSTIELLRKSGWRITKSSRSYFPYIDDPDITCSLVRAQEMSRYVELGALDCGITGKDWTEENHSDVEAVCDLVYSKASFRPTRWVLAVPAGSEIKSPEDLEGKRIATELTGFTARYFADKGIKVDVEFSWGATEAKISQGLCDAIVEVTETGSTLRANGLEIIADLMESNPQLIANREAMADPVRSAKIEQISTLLKAALAAEGVVGLKMNVPRAQLEAVTSALPSVTAPTVADLLEGDWVSVETIISEKAVRDLVPLLLKAGAVGIVEYPLNKLI
- a CDS encoding 4Fe-4S dicluster domain-containing protein, whose protein sequence is MPYRIIAENCTGCTACEQRCPTQAISGRKGEAFIIEAASCIDCGACGVICPDDSILDTFGQMTSVLKKVERPIAVINPDSCNGCGVCIDVCPFDALYPAPGNTGPIYLGLVEVDEKKCVGCKLCEEVCGWQGVYIMTGAEKVDYLEDLGFGESEAGDSEKAA